Proteins encoded together in one Rhizobium leguminosarum bv. trifolii WSM1325 window:
- a CDS encoding conserved hypothetical protein (KEGG: atc:AGR_C_1859 hypothetical protein), with protein MKPILVSVAALLMSTGLASAAEPIVGNWKTTLGDTAAIEPCGGGFCITLKSGKHTGKKIGAFEGNGGSYSGRITDPDANKTYDGTISVSGDTVTLKGCVMKVVCESQKWSRQ; from the coding sequence ATGAAGCCCATTCTAGTCTCCGTCGCAGCGCTGCTGATGTCGACCGGACTGGCGAGCGCAGCCGAGCCGATCGTCGGAAACTGGAAGACGACGCTCGGAGACACCGCCGCGATCGAGCCGTGCGGCGGCGGTTTCTGCATCACGCTGAAGAGCGGCAAGCATACCGGCAAGAAGATCGGCGCGTTCGAAGGCAACGGCGGCAGCTATTCCGGCAGGATCACCGACCCCGACGCGAACAAGACCTACGACGGCACCATCAGCGTCTCCGGCGACACGGTTACCCTCAAAGGCTGTGTGATGAAGGTCGTCTGCGAGTCGCAGAAGTGGTCACGCCAATAG
- a CDS encoding conserved hypothetical protein (KEGG: smd:Smed_4883 hypothetical protein): MQYDTEFAKRRFPEQALEIEALASRNESFRELCHDFSIADQLVRDWESSTAPGQHERYAEALELMDWLGKEIHTMLDLAKVVPFPAAR, translated from the coding sequence ATGCAATATGACACGGAGTTCGCCAAGCGCAGGTTTCCCGAGCAGGCGCTGGAGATCGAAGCGCTCGCCTCCCGCAATGAAAGCTTCCGGGAACTGTGCCACGACTTTTCCATCGCGGACCAGCTCGTGCGGGACTGGGAGTCGTCGACGGCCCCGGGGCAACATGAACGTTACGCCGAGGCGCTCGAACTCATGGATTGGCTCGGCAAGGAAATTCACACCATGCTGGATCTTGCCAAGGTCGTGCCATTCCCTGCAGCCCGATGA
- a CDS encoding conserved hypothetical protein (KEGG: rde:RD1_A0006 hypothetical protein), producing the protein MPRLMAIILIFAVALIVAALTAWGSLAFWYRLPLPDAGRAIGACVFLAFGLLTVAALANRLRRRAILSFAVAFALVLFWWSSIKPEANAAWAPDVARQVTGRIDGNSLTLTDVRDFEWRSNSDFTERWTTRTYDVSKVRTVDLFMSYWAGPKIAHVIFSFGFEGGEQLAWSIEVRHKVGGGFSPLADLFKNDPLVVVAADERDVVGVRSNVRGEDVQIYRLRASPEQARNLLLEYVAEANALARTPRFYNSITTNCTTTVAKLMRVAGDKVPFDWRLIVNGYLPDYAYDRGAVDTSMPLDRLREIAKIDVRARADGLSPDFSKAIRLGVPFPVVVAGP; encoded by the coding sequence ATGCCTCGACTGATGGCGATCATCTTGATCTTCGCGGTCGCCCTGATCGTGGCGGCTTTGACAGCCTGGGGCTCCTTGGCGTTCTGGTATCGCCTGCCCCTGCCCGATGCCGGCCGGGCGATCGGCGCCTGCGTCTTCCTCGCCTTCGGTCTCCTCACAGTAGCGGCGCTTGCCAACCGGCTGCGCAGGAGAGCCATCCTTTCATTTGCGGTCGCCTTCGCGCTGGTTCTCTTCTGGTGGAGCTCGATCAAGCCGGAAGCCAACGCCGCATGGGCTCCTGACGTCGCCCGCCAGGTCACGGGTCGCATCGACGGAAATTCGCTGACCTTGACCGATGTCCGGGACTTCGAGTGGCGAAGCAACTCCGACTTTACCGAGCGCTGGACGACGCGAACCTACGATGTGAGCAAGGTGAGGACGGTCGACCTGTTCATGTCATACTGGGCGGGGCCGAAGATCGCGCATGTCATCTTCAGCTTCGGCTTCGAAGGCGGCGAACAGCTCGCCTGGTCGATCGAGGTGCGCCACAAGGTCGGCGGCGGGTTTTCTCCCCTTGCCGACCTCTTCAAGAACGACCCGCTGGTGGTTGTTGCCGCGGACGAACGCGACGTCGTCGGCGTCCGTTCCAACGTGCGTGGCGAGGACGTCCAGATCTACCGGCTGAGAGCCAGTCCCGAGCAGGCGCGCAACCTGCTGCTCGAGTACGTCGCCGAGGCCAACGCGCTCGCCCGGACGCCGCGGTTCTACAACTCGATCACGACGAACTGCACGACAACCGTCGCCAAGCTGATGCGGGTCGCTGGAGACAAGGTACCGTTCGACTGGCGACTGATCGTCAATGGTTATCTTCCCGACTACGCCTATGACCGGGGAGCCGTCGACACCTCGATGCCGCTCGACCGCTTGCGGGAGATTGCCAAGATCGATGTGCGGGCGCGGGCGGATGGTTTGTCGCCCGACTTCTCGAAGGCGATCCGTCTCGGCGTGCCCTTCCCGGTCGTCGTCGCTGGGCCGTAG
- a CDS encoding protein of unknown function DUF900 hydrolase family protein (PFAM: protein of unknown function DUF900 hydrolase family protein~KEGG: sme:SMa0599 hypothetical protein): MTAGPIRRLLPCLALVVLAGCGGHPKNVLFPVADTVPDTSRVDMLVATTRARSTVSGEMFTGERARTPSFAQMRVSLPKVRNEGDVAWPKRLPSNPKTDFATLKADALSLEAAKGWLNASVRRNRDHSVLVFIHGFNNRFEDSVYRFAQIVHDSNVRSTPVLVTWPSRGSLLAYGYDRESTNYTRNALETLFQYLAKDGTVKEVNVLAHSMGNWLALEALRQMAIRNGGLPAKFKNVMLAAPDVDVDVFRSQIEDMGDPHPQFTLFVSRDDKALAFSRRVWGNIPRLGSIDPETAPYKTELADYKVSVIDLTKIKVSDDLNHSKFAESPQVVQLIGQRLSEGQTLTDSRVGLGDTILAGTTNVAAAAGSAAGLVLTAPVAVLDADTRSNYANHVGGLTGQDGGTQKIAVKNCAATPADPACRKQR, from the coding sequence ATGACTGCTGGTCCTATCCGGCGACTTCTTCCATGCCTCGCGCTGGTCGTGCTCGCGGGCTGCGGCGGACATCCGAAGAACGTGCTGTTCCCCGTTGCGGACACCGTGCCGGATACCAGTCGCGTCGACATGCTTGTCGCGACCACGCGTGCCCGATCGACTGTTTCCGGCGAGATGTTCACGGGCGAGCGCGCCCGCACGCCGTCCTTCGCACAGATGAGAGTTTCGCTGCCCAAGGTCCGCAACGAGGGCGACGTCGCCTGGCCCAAGAGGCTGCCTTCAAATCCGAAGACCGACTTCGCCACGCTGAAGGCCGACGCGCTTAGTCTCGAAGCGGCGAAAGGCTGGCTGAACGCCTCGGTCAGAAGGAACCGCGACCACAGCGTCCTGGTCTTCATCCACGGCTTCAACAACCGCTTCGAGGACAGTGTCTACCGCTTCGCTCAGATCGTCCACGATTCCAATGTCCGCAGCACGCCGGTCCTTGTGACCTGGCCATCGCGCGGCAGCCTGCTCGCCTATGGTTATGACCGCGAGAGCACCAACTACACGCGCAACGCGCTCGAGACCCTGTTTCAGTATCTCGCCAAAGACGGCACCGTGAAGGAAGTCAACGTGCTGGCCCACTCGATGGGCAACTGGCTGGCGCTGGAAGCGCTCCGGCAGATGGCGATCCGCAACGGCGGTCTCCCGGCAAAGTTCAAGAACGTCATGCTGGCCGCTCCGGACGTCGACGTGGACGTCTTCCGGTCGCAGATCGAGGATATGGGCGACCCCCATCCGCAATTCACGCTTTTCGTCTCGCGCGACGACAAGGCGCTTGCCTTCTCGCGGCGGGTCTGGGGCAACATCCCGCGCCTCGGTTCGATCGATCCGGAAACCGCGCCGTACAAGACCGAACTCGCCGACTACAAGGTATCGGTGATCGATCTGACCAAGATCAAGGTCAGCGACGACCTCAATCACAGCAAGTTCGCGGAATCACCGCAAGTCGTCCAGCTCATCGGCCAGCGGTTGTCCGAAGGGCAGACCCTGACCGACAGCCGGGTCGGCCTTGGCGACACGATCCTTGCGGGGACAACGAACGTGGCGGCGGCGGCCGGAAGCGCCGCGGGCCTCGTACTGACCGCCCCGGTCGCGGTGCTCGACGCCGATACTCGCAGCAACTACGCCAATCATGTCGGCGGTCTGA